One stretch of Streptomyces sp. MMBL 11-1 DNA includes these proteins:
- a CDS encoding DEAD/DEAH box helicase, giving the protein MNHPYVTDSSGETSVIRTIIDQSARVLAAYRIDPGLILEHANGERRITQGGYGDRQLFELVQNAADEIAHSPGGKVHVVLTAAHLYCANEGKEVTAEGAETILRMSVSKKRGGQIGRFGVGVKSVLAVTDTPQFFSTSGAFGFDRAWSREEIRQAGGDAVDTDFEAPVLRMARPLDAAKERSADPVLDELLDWATTVVRLPLLPGAADRLGHDIHAVAGSHEAQREFPARFQLFSHHVGTVVLEDRRPMPQIRREITVEHEGVVRTVHEARTGKPESHATWKVFTHAHRPTERARAGAGEMHDRVTIDISWAVPEYTGDTILTIPRGRGEFWSFFPTKYPMTLAGILNGAWKTNEDRQNLLDSSPFNEEIIQVAAKLVVESLPQLAPAEDPGAYLPLLPGRTRESETLNWADRYLTEQIWKLTAELPSLPDQDGVLRAPRELRVHPAPVGKTPLKLDWLRMWNAYPGRPKDWAHPSVEAAEFRAGKVGHVLEQTRQGRATVREWLEALVSDGTAEASAVAIRIFAAMVREGSPFADQARAARIVLTEESGLVPAVVGKVFRRAVQDGLRDGTTYVDPALSEDESLIQDLNTIGIREADSRGRFIGVLEQGFTGYGPQDWARFWELFHSAGGSQVSGEVIARVPDPMSTLSVRTVDGRFHRMRDCLLPGPVVPSDGSRDRSVAVDLAFHSDDRMVFHEFGLRAAPTAGHRPSADEAWYGEYSTAIYDSYCRTLSSNAARPSPTRLKLEGSPVGGPLHLLELLSDEGRAAFVKALPDGSVIDTWTMQFGTQVSTRKPVYSPLRWMLVRHGRVPTSQGVVPLSDAVGPQLHAYADVLPVADISTEKARKLHLPTLVEDVPPKQWSRLLEQLGSSDDDTFVGRTYVMLTRLGVDFPEGELTRCRIGSEWSAREDDEIAVAASEAEYRTLRAEQIPALSAGSEEDAALLVRTWGMLRYSDVVSKETRHVGIGEPTPLHDEFPTLRQRMGNAVNNYRLQPCSELEEVTRTPQGTRPTPLRSALRGNTVLVLEPADRLAALVAVDRELRWGLKEAGCRAVLEAQERQEADQQLQAALRRVREAESVEEKLELLIGEAALRAGLPPGLLDSERAELGDVEPSARRIARMAYNAHGDGVLRMHARDLLAAYPSHAPSGFTGSSPAVKFVSDFGFPDSFAGTRTPSLPPRIEIPGPTEFPRLHDYQERLAAKVFAMLDRFAPQRGMLSLPTGAGKTRVAAEAVIRWVKSVGELDGPILWIAQTEELCEQAVQSWGFVWSKVGAESPLTISRLWTTNEAGSVNDRPHLVVATDAKLRNCLDTEGYAWLRQASLVIVDEAHVAISPQYTKILEQLGLTARDTGRHLLGLTATPFRNTNDAETRRLVQRFGGQRLDEGVFTTGDVYGELQELGMLAKVDHRELLGGTIELTLDERERADQMSLLSKAAEQRLADDHDRNKRILEEIGEMPADWPVLVFATSVAHAKFLAAKLKDRGITAASVDSATSAGERRKSIDDFRRGRVRVLTNYGVLTQGFDAPATRAVVVARPTYSPNVYQQMIGRGLRGPGNGGKETCLILNVRDNITNYGKALAFTQFEHLWRAK; this is encoded by the coding sequence TTGAACCACCCCTATGTGACGGACAGTTCCGGCGAAACCTCCGTCATCCGGACGATCATCGATCAGTCGGCGCGCGTGCTGGCGGCGTATCGGATCGATCCGGGGCTGATTCTTGAGCATGCCAACGGTGAGCGACGAATCACTCAAGGCGGTTACGGGGACCGCCAATTGTTCGAGCTCGTACAGAACGCCGCGGACGAGATCGCGCACTCGCCGGGCGGGAAGGTGCACGTCGTTCTCACGGCTGCGCATCTGTACTGCGCGAACGAGGGCAAGGAGGTCACGGCGGAAGGCGCCGAGACCATTCTCCGCATGAGCGTGTCGAAGAAGCGTGGAGGTCAGATCGGCCGCTTCGGCGTCGGAGTGAAATCGGTCCTCGCCGTCACCGACACACCTCAGTTCTTCAGCACATCAGGGGCATTCGGATTCGACCGGGCCTGGTCGCGCGAGGAAATCCGTCAGGCCGGCGGGGACGCGGTGGACACCGACTTCGAGGCCCCCGTCCTGCGCATGGCCCGCCCCTTGGACGCCGCGAAGGAGCGCTCCGCCGATCCGGTCCTCGACGAGCTGCTCGACTGGGCCACGACGGTTGTGCGTCTTCCCCTCCTGCCCGGAGCCGCCGATCGACTCGGGCACGATATCCACGCGGTCGCCGGCAGTCACGAGGCGCAGCGCGAGTTCCCGGCGCGTTTCCAGTTGTTCTCCCACCACGTGGGCACCGTGGTTCTGGAGGACCGCCGGCCCATGCCGCAGATCCGGCGGGAGATCACCGTCGAGCACGAGGGCGTCGTACGCACGGTCCACGAGGCTCGTACGGGCAAGCCGGAGTCCCACGCCACCTGGAAGGTGTTCACCCACGCCCACCGGCCCACCGAACGGGCGCGGGCCGGCGCGGGCGAGATGCACGACCGGGTGACGATCGACATCTCGTGGGCCGTACCCGAGTACACCGGTGACACCATCCTCACCATTCCCAGGGGGCGGGGGGAGTTCTGGTCGTTCTTCCCGACCAAGTACCCGATGACCTTGGCAGGCATCCTGAACGGAGCCTGGAAGACGAACGAGGACAGGCAGAACCTCCTCGACTCCAGTCCGTTCAACGAGGAGATCATCCAGGTCGCCGCGAAGCTGGTCGTCGAATCACTGCCGCAGCTTGCCCCGGCCGAGGACCCCGGCGCCTATCTCCCCCTGCTGCCCGGTCGGACCAGGGAGTCGGAAACCCTCAACTGGGCCGACAGGTATCTGACGGAGCAGATCTGGAAGCTGACCGCCGAGCTCCCTTCCCTTCCCGACCAGGACGGCGTTCTACGGGCTCCCCGCGAGTTGCGCGTCCATCCCGCGCCGGTTGGCAAGACACCGCTCAAGCTCGACTGGCTCCGGATGTGGAACGCCTACCCCGGGCGTCCGAAGGACTGGGCCCATCCCTCCGTGGAGGCCGCCGAGTTCCGTGCCGGAAAAGTGGGGCACGTTCTGGAGCAGACGAGGCAGGGGCGGGCAACCGTTCGGGAATGGTTGGAGGCCCTGGTCTCCGACGGTACGGCCGAGGCCTCCGCCGTCGCGATCCGCATCTTCGCCGCGATGGTCCGCGAGGGGTCACCCTTCGCGGACCAGGCCCGGGCGGCCCGCATCGTGTTGACCGAGGAGAGCGGGTTGGTGCCCGCCGTGGTGGGCAAGGTCTTCCGCAGGGCCGTCCAGGACGGGCTGCGGGACGGTACGACCTACGTGGACCCCGCTCTGTCCGAGGACGAGTCACTCATCCAGGACCTCAACACCATCGGTATTCGGGAGGCCGATTCCCGAGGACGCTTCATCGGAGTTCTGGAGCAGGGCTTCACCGGCTACGGTCCGCAGGACTGGGCACGGTTCTGGGAGCTGTTCCACAGCGCGGGCGGCAGCCAGGTGAGCGGCGAGGTGATCGCCCGCGTGCCCGACCCGATGTCGACGCTGTCGGTCCGCACCGTGGACGGGCGCTTCCACCGCATGCGGGACTGCCTCCTGCCCGGACCCGTTGTGCCCTCCGACGGGAGTCGGGACCGGTCCGTCGCGGTGGACCTGGCCTTCCACTCCGACGACCGGATGGTCTTCCACGAGTTCGGTCTGCGTGCGGCGCCGACCGCCGGTCACCGTCCATCTGCGGACGAGGCGTGGTACGGCGAGTACTCGACGGCGATCTACGACAGCTACTGCCGCACCCTGAGCAGCAACGCGGCACGTCCGAGCCCCACCAGGCTCAAGCTGGAGGGCTCCCCCGTCGGCGGGCCGTTGCACCTCCTGGAGCTCCTGTCGGACGAAGGGCGAGCAGCCTTCGTGAAGGCGTTGCCCGACGGAAGCGTCATCGACACCTGGACCATGCAGTTCGGCACCCAGGTGTCCACACGCAAGCCCGTCTACTCCCCGCTGCGTTGGATGCTGGTACGACACGGCCGGGTCCCCACCTCGCAGGGCGTCGTCCCGCTCTCCGACGCCGTGGGTCCTCAGCTGCACGCGTACGCCGACGTCCTGCCCGTCGCGGACATCAGCACCGAGAAGGCCCGCAAGCTTCACCTGCCCACGCTGGTGGAGGACGTGCCGCCGAAGCAATGGTCCCGCCTGCTCGAACAGCTCGGCTCCAGCGACGACGACACTTTCGTCGGGCGTACGTACGTGATGCTGACCCGGCTGGGGGTCGACTTTCCCGAGGGCGAGCTCACGCGTTGCCGGATCGGCTCGGAGTGGTCCGCGCGGGAGGACGACGAGATCGCCGTCGCGGCCTCCGAGGCGGAGTACCGCACGCTGCGTGCGGAGCAGATTCCGGCGCTGTCGGCAGGCAGTGAGGAGGACGCCGCCCTGCTCGTCAGGACGTGGGGCATGCTCCGATACAGCGATGTCGTCAGCAAGGAGACGCGGCATGTGGGTATCGGCGAGCCCACGCCTCTGCACGATGAGTTCCCCACGCTCCGCCAGCGGATGGGAAATGCCGTCAACAACTACCGGCTGCAGCCCTGTTCCGAGCTGGAGGAAGTGACCCGTACCCCCCAGGGCACCCGTCCGACGCCCCTCAGAAGCGCACTCCGGGGCAACACCGTGCTCGTCCTCGAACCCGCGGACCGGCTCGCTGCCCTCGTGGCGGTCGACCGTGAGCTGCGCTGGGGGCTGAAGGAAGCGGGATGCCGGGCGGTCCTCGAGGCCCAGGAGCGGCAGGAGGCCGACCAGCAGCTCCAGGCGGCCCTGCGCCGGGTCCGGGAGGCGGAAAGCGTCGAGGAGAAGCTGGAACTGCTCATCGGCGAAGCCGCGCTACGTGCGGGTCTGCCGCCCGGCCTTCTGGACAGCGAGCGCGCGGAGCTGGGGGACGTCGAGCCGTCGGCCCGCCGAATCGCGCGGATGGCGTACAACGCCCACGGGGACGGCGTTCTGCGGATGCACGCACGTGATCTGTTGGCCGCCTATCCGAGTCATGCTCCGTCCGGCTTCACCGGATCCTCGCCCGCGGTGAAGTTCGTCTCCGACTTCGGCTTCCCCGACTCCTTCGCCGGCACCAGGACTCCATCGCTGCCGCCGAGGATCGAGATTCCCGGTCCCACCGAGTTTCCGCGTCTGCACGACTACCAGGAGCGTCTCGCGGCGAAGGTCTTCGCGATGCTCGACCGGTTCGCCCCGCAGCGCGGGATGCTGTCGCTGCCCACCGGCGCGGGCAAGACCCGGGTGGCGGCGGAGGCCGTGATCCGCTGGGTCAAGTCCGTGGGAGAGCTGGACGGTCCCATCCTCTGGATCGCGCAGACCGAGGAGCTCTGCGAGCAGGCCGTCCAGAGTTGGGGCTTCGTCTGGTCGAAGGTCGGCGCCGAAAGTCCGCTCACCATCAGCAGGCTGTGGACCACCAACGAAGCGGGTTCGGTGAACGATCGCCCGCACCTCGTGGTCGCGACGGACGCGAAGCTGCGGAACTGTCTCGACACCGAGGGATACGCCTGGCTCCGGCAGGCGAGTCTGGTCATCGTCGACGAGGCGCATGTCGCCATCTCGCCCCAGTACACGAAGATCCTCGAGCAACTCGGACTGACCGCGAGGGACACGGGTCGCCATCTGCTGGGGCTCACCGCGACCCCGTTCCGCAACACGAACGACGCGGAGACCCGACGCCTGGTCCAACGCTTCGGGGGCCAGCGCCTCGACGAAGGCGTCTTCACGACCGGTGACGTCTACGGGGAACTGCAGGAACTCGGCATGCTGGCCAAGGTCGACCACCGGGAACTTCTCGGCGGCACCATCGAGCTGACCCTCGACGAGAGGGAGCGGGCCGACCAGATGAGCCTGCTGTCGAAGGCCGCCGAGCAGCGTCTCGCCGACGACCACGACCGAAACAAGCGCATTCTGGAAGAGATCGGCGAGATGCCCGCCGACTGGCCCGTCCTGGTGTTCGCCACGTCCGTGGCGCATGCCAAGTTCCTCGCCGCGAAGCTCAAGGACCGGGGCATCACCGCCGCTTCGGTGGACTCGGCCACCTCGGCGGGCGAGCGCAGGAAGAGTATCGACGACTTCCGTCGCGGTCGCGTGCGTGTCCTCACGAACTACGGTGTTCTGACACAGGGATTCGATGCTCCGGCCACCCGGGCGGTGGTCGTCGCCCGCCCCACCTACAGTCCGAACGTCTACCAGCAGATGATCGGTCGCGGTCTGCGCGGTCCCGGCAACGGGGGCAAGGAGACCTGCCTGATCCTCAACGTCCGCGACAACATCACCAACTACGGCAAGGCGCTCGCCTTCACGCAGTTCGAGCACCTGTGGAGGGCCAAGTGA
- a CDS encoding UvrD-helicase domain-containing protein has protein sequence MTDVYHDSPPLTEEQRAVIEQPWDARLLVTAGAGAGKTHTLVRRLDALMGHEDDALEAGEILVLSFSRAAVRELRERIALHAREARRVRVQTFDSWAYSVLRAEQPDRDWGGLRFDERIRETTEAVLRGAVEESEQGAPAHVVIDEVQDLVGDRRDMVETLLDRFQENCGFTVVGDGAQAIFGFQVSDQDARAAETNYFFDWLRASYPDDLVELHLTTNFRARTEEARTALALGDVLKRLPSEPAESDAAGEKFHRQLTDLLRSCPDLSPLEAESTVESLRGYPGTCAILCRDNRQALVLSEKLFDLGVPHRVQRALQDRPVPAWVSSVLRSTGSTTLTEERFLELLDAGPTAPVGDRARIWRSLRGAARAPRGLLDVSALRRLVAEGRFPDDLAAVEPSGLVVSTVHRAKGLEFDRVIVVEPATTAELRKQHSHVDPAAEARSLYVAMTRARDDLFRVAAPDTALVRRDRVTDRWYIGGWKPYIRDGIVAGGQDVCREHPPGTDGFVEDATAVQDYLASSVSPGDVLTLRPQHEMAMAADQSPPYTVFHGDRAISVVSERFRKDLHTSLKINRTWEINWPVEITGFRVDCLESVAGSTASGVRAGLGDHGIWTVPRMSGLGRYRRASRNTQEGIVG, from the coding sequence GTGACCGACGTCTACCACGACAGCCCGCCCTTGACCGAGGAACAGCGGGCCGTGATCGAGCAGCCCTGGGACGCCCGGTTGCTGGTCACCGCCGGCGCGGGCGCGGGCAAGACACACACGCTGGTCCGCCGGCTCGACGCCCTGATGGGGCACGAGGACGACGCGCTGGAGGCGGGCGAGATCCTGGTGCTCAGCTTCTCGCGCGCGGCGGTCCGCGAGCTGCGCGAGCGCATCGCGCTGCACGCCCGGGAGGCACGCCGGGTCCGGGTGCAGACATTCGACTCCTGGGCGTACTCGGTGCTGCGCGCGGAGCAACCCGATCGGGATTGGGGTGGCCTGCGCTTCGACGAGCGGATCAGGGAGACGACCGAGGCCGTTCTCCGGGGCGCGGTCGAGGAGAGCGAACAGGGCGCCCCCGCCCACGTGGTGATCGACGAGGTCCAGGACCTGGTCGGGGACCGCCGGGACATGGTCGAGACGCTGCTGGACCGTTTCCAGGAGAACTGCGGGTTCACGGTGGTGGGGGACGGCGCCCAGGCCATCTTCGGTTTCCAGGTCTCCGACCAGGACGCCCGTGCCGCGGAGACCAACTACTTCTTCGACTGGTTGCGGGCCTCCTACCCGGACGATCTGGTCGAACTGCACCTCACCACCAACTTCCGGGCGCGGACCGAGGAGGCACGCACGGCGCTCGCCCTCGGCGATGTGCTCAAGAGGCTGCCGTCGGAACCCGCCGAATCCGACGCGGCGGGCGAGAAGTTCCACCGGCAGCTGACCGATCTCCTGCGGTCGTGCCCCGATCTCAGCCCTCTGGAGGCGGAGTCGACCGTCGAGTCGCTCCGCGGCTACCCGGGCACCTGCGCCATTCTCTGCAGGGACAACCGCCAGGCTCTGGTGCTGTCCGAGAAGCTGTTCGACCTCGGTGTGCCGCACCGGGTCCAGCGTGCGTTGCAGGACCGCCCCGTCCCGGCCTGGGTCAGTTCCGTCCTGCGGAGCACCGGTTCCACCACGTTGACCGAGGAACGCTTCCTGGAACTGCTCGACGCCGGCCCGACCGCTCCCGTCGGCGACCGCGCGCGGATCTGGCGCTCCCTGCGGGGCGCCGCCCGTGCCCCCAGGGGGCTGCTGGATGTCTCGGCGCTACGACGCCTGGTGGCGGAGGGGCGTTTCCCCGACGATCTGGCGGCCGTGGAACCCTCGGGCCTGGTGGTGTCGACCGTGCACCGCGCCAAGGGACTCGAGTTCGATCGGGTGATCGTGGTCGAACCGGCCACCACCGCGGAGCTGCGCAAGCAGCACAGTCACGTCGACCCGGCGGCCGAGGCTCGTTCGCTGTACGTCGCGATGACCCGCGCCCGGGACGACCTGTTCCGCGTCGCGGCACCGGACACGGCACTCGTGCGCCGGGACCGGGTGACCGACCGGTGGTACATCGGCGGGTGGAAACCGTACATCCGCGACGGCATCGTCGCCGGCGGGCAGGACGTGTGTCGGGAGCATCCGCCCGGCACGGACGGCTTCGTCGAAGACGCGACAGCGGTGCAGGACTACCTGGCGTCGTCGGTCTCGCCGGGTGACGTGCTGACGCTCCGCCCTCAGCACGAGATGGCCATGGCCGCCGACCAGAGCCCTCCGTACACCGTCTTCCACGGGGATCGCGCGATCTCCGTCGTCTCGGAGCGGTTCCGCAAGGACCTCCACACCTCCCTGAAGATCAACAGGACGTGGGAGATCAACTGGCCGGTGGAGATCACCGGCTTCCGGGTGGACTGCTTGGAGAGCGTCGCGGGCAGCACCGCGTCCGGCGTCCGGGCGGGGCTGGGCGACCACGGCATCTGGACAGTGCCCCGCATGTCAGGACTCGGGCGCTACAGGCGCGCCTCAAGGAACACGCAGGAAGGCATCGTCGGATGA
- a CDS encoding helicase-related protein: MTDGTSTHAAHYALREGLVEQLRRDLLGPVSADEVLTQDPPITTYPIGVLFPRASDPESGRALREDAAENDGLDDTPLVRRGRDIEDPLPELGTAHVGDRRPSSMGLTFAVDPTISPRLVVHTDVAAYDPVDAEGRPVAAERAEARTVSEQKERWRRRELAVRPVTVDVTVPCRYRLDDIRQGRTPNETIDGPALDVVVRPMAPGSGTVTVTITLINTHRVGKYALQDAFCLYQPRLTVTTEFGTPGLVDRPSERTVIDPEVATSRLLHRHAPTFAIGHGCSADWQWTPPPIGDPNVGRAAISTVRTEFVPAHDVLLTDSNPDIDDSALTMEGLATRPENEVLAALDDLMAGYAQWIDRKEAEAETFRGTPHEAPARKQIEHCRAALARIRRGITVLGTNSEAMRAFRLANRAMSQQRGRSEWVKNGRVGEPDTSASRWRPFQISFVLLCLEGIVDPKHDDRHIADLLWFPTGGGKTEAYLGLIAFTTFLRRMRHKERGGGVTVLMRYTLRLLTLQQFERAASLICAMERIRLGDERTLGTEPISIGMWVGQSATPNKLSVAEESLVELRKEKELQEKNPVQLHACPWCGTRVDAFQYEVDEGAKRMHVRCPDTWCDFRDGLPVHLIDEAVYDARPTLVIATVDKFAAMPWREQTAALFNRDREDGTPPPELIVQDELHLISGPLGTLTGLYETAVDLLANEPKVIASTATIRRASEQGNSLFAREVAQFPPAGIDARDSWFAVETPKERKASRQYVGLLTPSTSQSTLLIRTYANLLHRAAQGKDDEQVRDAYWTLVGYFNSLRLLAAAELQVHDDVEAHLGYLADRDGGVRRRILEQTELTSRANSSEVPKRLKQVEQRLGHPDAVDVLLATNMISVGVDVDRLGLMAVMGQPQTTAEYIQATSRVGRRRPGLVAVMLNANRSRDRSHYESFQHFHSALYREVESTSVTPFSSRSRERGLHAVVVALARIMIPEARPNDGAGRIDEFRGELDRLVRSTLLARVEKVDKEEYEATADAYDEFVDWWSDLAASRGGLLYEPKRGKRTASLLCAFDDEDPDENAWQTLWSLRDVDAESGLFMEATR, from the coding sequence ATGACGGACGGGACCAGCACGCACGCCGCTCACTACGCGCTCCGGGAAGGTCTCGTCGAGCAGCTCCGCAGGGACCTGCTCGGCCCGGTCTCCGCCGACGAGGTCCTGACCCAGGATCCGCCGATCACCACCTACCCGATAGGGGTGTTGTTCCCGAGGGCCTCCGATCCTGAGTCCGGGCGGGCCCTCCGGGAGGACGCGGCCGAGAACGACGGACTCGACGACACTCCGCTCGTGCGGAGGGGGCGCGACATCGAGGACCCGCTGCCCGAACTCGGCACGGCCCATGTGGGCGACCGACGCCCCTCGTCCATGGGGTTGACGTTCGCCGTGGACCCGACGATCTCTCCCCGGCTTGTCGTGCACACGGACGTCGCGGCCTACGATCCGGTCGACGCCGAGGGGCGTCCGGTGGCCGCCGAGCGGGCCGAGGCCCGAACGGTGTCCGAGCAGAAGGAGCGGTGGCGTCGGCGCGAGCTGGCCGTGCGCCCCGTGACCGTCGATGTGACTGTGCCCTGTCGCTACCGACTGGACGACATTCGTCAGGGCAGAACACCGAACGAAACGATCGACGGCCCGGCGTTGGACGTCGTCGTCCGGCCGATGGCCCCGGGGAGCGGCACGGTCACCGTGACGATCACGCTGATCAACACGCATCGCGTGGGCAAGTACGCCCTCCAGGACGCGTTCTGCCTCTACCAGCCGCGTCTGACCGTGACCACCGAGTTCGGCACGCCCGGCCTGGTGGACCGTCCGTCCGAGCGTACGGTGATCGATCCGGAGGTCGCCACGAGCCGACTGCTGCACCGGCACGCGCCGACCTTCGCCATCGGCCACGGCTGCTCGGCGGACTGGCAATGGACCCCACCCCCGATCGGTGACCCGAACGTCGGACGCGCGGCGATCTCCACCGTACGCACCGAGTTCGTCCCGGCGCACGATGTACTCCTCACCGACTCCAATCCCGACATCGACGACTCGGCCCTCACCATGGAGGGCCTGGCGACACGCCCCGAGAACGAGGTCCTGGCCGCGCTCGACGATCTGATGGCCGGGTACGCGCAGTGGATCGACCGCAAGGAGGCAGAGGCGGAGACCTTCCGGGGCACCCCGCACGAGGCCCCGGCACGGAAGCAGATCGAGCACTGCCGAGCGGCTCTCGCCCGCATACGTCGAGGCATCACGGTCCTCGGTACGAACAGCGAAGCGATGCGGGCGTTCCGTCTCGCCAACCGTGCCATGTCCCAGCAGCGGGGCCGCAGCGAGTGGGTGAAGAACGGCCGGGTGGGCGAACCGGACACGTCCGCGAGTCGGTGGCGCCCCTTCCAGATCTCCTTCGTGCTTCTCTGCCTCGAAGGAATCGTGGACCCGAAGCACGACGACCGCCACATCGCCGACCTCCTCTGGTTCCCCACGGGTGGTGGCAAGACCGAGGCCTACCTGGGCCTGATCGCCTTCACGACCTTCCTGCGCCGCATGCGGCACAAGGAACGGGGCGGGGGCGTGACCGTGCTGATGCGCTACACCCTGCGACTGCTCACCCTGCAGCAGTTCGAGCGTGCCGCATCCCTGATCTGCGCCATGGAGCGCATTCGTCTCGGTGACGAACGGACACTGGGGACGGAACCCATCTCCATCGGCATGTGGGTGGGCCAGTCCGCCACACCGAACAAGTTGTCGGTCGCCGAGGAGAGTCTGGTGGAGCTCCGGAAGGAGAAGGAGCTCCAGGAGAAGAACCCGGTCCAACTGCACGCGTGCCCCTGGTGCGGCACACGCGTCGACGCGTTCCAGTACGAGGTCGACGAAGGGGCGAAGCGGATGCACGTCCGCTGCCCCGACACGTGGTGCGACTTCCGCGACGGGCTGCCGGTCCACCTGATCGACGAGGCCGTCTACGACGCACGCCCGACGCTGGTGATCGCGACCGTCGACAAGTTTGCCGCCATGCCGTGGCGTGAACAGACCGCAGCGCTGTTCAACCGTGACCGTGAGGACGGCACACCTCCTCCGGAGCTGATCGTCCAGGACGAGCTGCATCTCATCTCGGGGCCGCTCGGAACGCTCACCGGGCTGTACGAAACGGCGGTGGACCTCCTCGCGAACGAACCGAAGGTCATCGCGTCGACCGCGACGATCCGTCGAGCCTCCGAGCAGGGCAACAGTCTGTTCGCCCGTGAGGTCGCCCAGTTCCCTCCGGCGGGCATCGACGCCAGGGACTCGTGGTTCGCCGTGGAGACCCCCAAGGAACGCAAGGCGAGCAGGCAGTACGTCGGCCTGCTGACGCCGAGCACGAGCCAGTCCACCCTGCTCATCCGTACGTACGCCAACCTGCTCCACCGGGCTGCGCAGGGCAAGGACGACGAACAGGTCCGGGACGCCTACTGGACACTCGTCGGATACTTCAACAGCCTCAGGCTGTTGGCCGCGGCCGAGCTGCAGGTCCACGACGACGTCGAAGCGCACCTCGGCTACCTGGCAGACCGTGACGGCGGCGTGCGGCGCAGGATTCTGGAACAGACCGAGTTGACGAGCCGCGCCAACTCCAGCGAGGTGCCGAAGCGCCTGAAGCAGGTGGAGCAGCGGCTGGGGCACCCCGATGCCGTGGACGTTCTTCTCGCCACGAACATGATCTCGGTCGGCGTCGACGTGGACCGACTCGGCCTGATGGCCGTCATGGGCCAGCCGCAGACCACGGCCGAGTACATTCAGGCAACCAGTCGCGTGGGCCGCCGCCGCCCCGGCCTGGTGGCCGTGATGCTCAACGCGAACCGATCGAGGGACCGTTCGCACTACGAGAGCTTCCAGCACTTCCACTCGGCGCTGTACCGCGAGGTGGAATCGACCAGCGTGACGCCGTTCTCCTCCCGCTCCCGCGAGCGGGGACTGCACGCCGTCGTCGTCGCGCTCGCCAGGATCATGATCCCCGAGGCCCGTCCGAACGACGGTGCGGGACGGATCGACGAGTTCCGCGGGGAGCTGGACCGGCTCGTACGGTCCACGCTGCTGGCGCGGGTCGAGAAGGTCGACAAGGAGGAGTACGAGGCAACGGCGGACGCGTACGACGAGTTCGTCGATTGGTGGTCGGATCTGGCGGCGTCCCGGGGCGGCCTGCTCTACGAGCCGAAGCGGGGCAAACGGACAGCCTCGCTGCTGTGCGCGTTCGACGACGAAGACCCCGACGAGAACGCCTGGCAGACGCTCTGGAGTCTGCGCGATGTCGATGCCGAGTCCGGTCTGTTCATGGAGGCAACCCGATGA